Proteins found in one Hevea brasiliensis isolate MT/VB/25A 57/8 chromosome 18, ASM3005281v1, whole genome shotgun sequence genomic segment:
- the LOC131175878 gene encoding uncharacterized protein LOC131175878 has product MKFKPKNPSFLTWLNLMRSNMMHVPRHLLQCFHIMLLRSSKDTITATTSVTLSPATFAAATIASPRRKSMNVHYITGLNSFGGLKAHNSVSSLGLPVCPDQSFAKVASSVRTPSKRKGRGGGALSSSCSVVAEICRIAAIMNGLFLVGVAVGLVEAFVEESE; this is encoded by the exons ATGAAGTTCAAGCCAAAAAATCCATCTTTCCTGACGTGGCTAAATTTAATGCGCAGCAATATGATG CATGTGCCACGTCATTTGCTACAATGTTTCCACATAATGCTTCTGAGATCATCAAAG GACACAATAACGGCAACAACTTCCGTAACCCTATCTCCAGCAACATTTGCTGCAGCGACCATTGCCAGCCCTAGGAGGAAGAGCATGAATGTGCATTACATAACGGGGCTGAATTCTTTTGGTGGGTTAAAAGCTCACAACAGTGTGTCCTCATTAGGCCTGCCTGTATGCCCTGACCAGTCCTTTGCAAAGGTGGCAAGCTCTGTGAGAACCCCATCAAAAAGGAAAGGCAGAGGTGGGGGTGCACTCTCTTCAAGTTGCAGCGTTGTTGCTGAGATATGCAGGATTGCAGCAATCATGAATGGGCTTTTTCTTGTTGGAGTTGCAGTGGGGTTAGTGGAAGCATTTGTGGAGGAGTCTGAGTGA
- the LOC110637475 gene encoding B3 domain-containing transcription factor VRN1 isoform X1, with the protein MRSRREMEPNANHSPVERPWQHFFKIILPSTIDEKKLRIPDKFVRKFGDELSDVANFMVPNGCAWKVGLTKDQNGIWFDDGWHNFVEHYYIRNGYFLVFGYRGFSNFSVLILDVTACEIEYPQNGEGSIYGEKCLVHHQIEMENNDSIQISGSTLLSPYCFSLKSKVCGESVTKGESSRRHNRQLQNPGRKKQHRGVASMVNPYDKHLCDTRSKKIKMEELLEIANVDANEPGRGKLDEHTISNSHGPLVKINDSNISKVELGDNELLAKCEEDVEIITSEMFGFKKASPESEKAIQAARMFKPKSPSFMVLLRPYNCYNNILYVPARFAKSYLSRFHKHIKLQVSDGREWIVRLAWKGCGRVDFGGGWNAFCRENNLQGGEVCVFELISSNVLKTSMFRAVQDVRPEK; encoded by the exons ATGCGTAGCCGAAGGGAAATGGAACCGAATGCGAATCATTCTCCCGTGGAGAGACCTTGGCAGCATTTCTTTAAGATAATCCTTCCTAGTACCATTGATGAGAAGAAACTG AGGATTCCAGATAAATTTGTGAGAAAATTTGGGGATGAACTTTCTGATGTTGCTAATTTCATGGTCCCCAATGGTTGTGCTTGGAAAGTGGGATTAACAAAAGATCAAAATGGCATTTGGTTTGATGATGGTTGGCATAACTTTGTAGAACATTATTATATCCGCAATGGATACTTTCTAGTCTTTGGATACAGAGGTTTCTCCAATTTTAGTGTTCTGATACTTGATGTGACTGCTTGTGAAATTGAGTATCCACAAAATGGTGAAGGGTCTATCTATGGTGAGAAATGCTTGGTCCatcatcagattgaaatggaGAACAATGATTCTATTCAAATCTCGGGTTCTACACTCCTATCACCATATTGTTTTTCTCTGAAAAGCAAAGTTTGTGGTGAAAGTGTAACAAAAGGAGAATCCAGCAGAAGGCACAATCGACAATTGCAGAATCCTGGAAGGAAGAAGCAACATAGAGGTGTTGCTTCAATGGTGAACCCATATGATAAGCACCTTTGTGACACAAGGAGCAAAAAAATTAAGATGGAAGAGCTGCTTGAGATAGCAAATGTTGATGCCAATGAACCAGGGAGAGGGAAATTGGATGAACACACAATTTCCAACTCACATGGACCCTTGGTTAAAATCAATGACAGCAATATATCCAAAGTTGAGCTTG GTGATAATGAGTTGTTGGCTAAATGTGAAGAAGATGTGGAAATTATTACTAGTGAAATGTTTGGATTTAAAAAGGCATCCCCAGAAAGTGAGAAGGCAATTCAGGCTGCTAGAATGTTCAAGCCCAAAAGTCCATCTTTCATGGTTCTTTTGCGCCCATATAATTGCTATAACAATATTCTG TACGTGCCAGCTCGATTTGCTAAGAGTTATTTAAGTAGATTTCATAAGCATATTAAACTTCAGGTTTCTGATGGAAGAGAGTGGATAGTCCGTCTTGCTTGGAAAGGATGTGGACGGGTGGACTTTGGAGGGGGATGGAATGCATTTTGCAGGGAGAATAATCTGCAGGGAGGTGAAGTCTGTGTCTTTGAGCTGATAAGCAGTAACGTGCTGAAAACTTCTATGTTTCGTGCAGTTCAAGATGTTAGGCCTGAGAAATGA
- the LOC110637475 gene encoding B3 domain-containing transcription factor VRN1 isoform X2 yields the protein MRSRREMEPNANHSPVERPWQHFFKIILPSTIDEKKLRIPDKFVRKFGDELSDVANFMVPNGCAWKVGLTKDQNGIWFDDGWHNFVEHYYIRNGYFLVFGYRGFSNFSVLILDVTACEIEYPQNGEGSIYGEKCLVHHQIEMENNDSIQISGSTLLSPYCFSLKSKVCGESVTKGESSRRHNRQLQNPGRKKQHRGVASMVNPYDKHLCDTRSKKIKMEELLEIANVDANEPGRGKLDEHTISNSHGPLVKINDSNISKVELGDNELLAKCEEDVEIITSEMFGFKKASPESEKAIQAARMFKPKSPSFMVLLRPYNCYNNILVSDGREWIVRLAWKGCGRVDFGGGWNAFCRENNLQGGEVCVFELISSNVLKTSMFRAVQDVRPEK from the exons ATGCGTAGCCGAAGGGAAATGGAACCGAATGCGAATCATTCTCCCGTGGAGAGACCTTGGCAGCATTTCTTTAAGATAATCCTTCCTAGTACCATTGATGAGAAGAAACTG AGGATTCCAGATAAATTTGTGAGAAAATTTGGGGATGAACTTTCTGATGTTGCTAATTTCATGGTCCCCAATGGTTGTGCTTGGAAAGTGGGATTAACAAAAGATCAAAATGGCATTTGGTTTGATGATGGTTGGCATAACTTTGTAGAACATTATTATATCCGCAATGGATACTTTCTAGTCTTTGGATACAGAGGTTTCTCCAATTTTAGTGTTCTGATACTTGATGTGACTGCTTGTGAAATTGAGTATCCACAAAATGGTGAAGGGTCTATCTATGGTGAGAAATGCTTGGTCCatcatcagattgaaatggaGAACAATGATTCTATTCAAATCTCGGGTTCTACACTCCTATCACCATATTGTTTTTCTCTGAAAAGCAAAGTTTGTGGTGAAAGTGTAACAAAAGGAGAATCCAGCAGAAGGCACAATCGACAATTGCAGAATCCTGGAAGGAAGAAGCAACATAGAGGTGTTGCTTCAATGGTGAACCCATATGATAAGCACCTTTGTGACACAAGGAGCAAAAAAATTAAGATGGAAGAGCTGCTTGAGATAGCAAATGTTGATGCCAATGAACCAGGGAGAGGGAAATTGGATGAACACACAATTTCCAACTCACATGGACCCTTGGTTAAAATCAATGACAGCAATATATCCAAAGTTGAGCTTG GTGATAATGAGTTGTTGGCTAAATGTGAAGAAGATGTGGAAATTATTACTAGTGAAATGTTTGGATTTAAAAAGGCATCCCCAGAAAGTGAGAAGGCAATTCAGGCTGCTAGAATGTTCAAGCCCAAAAGTCCATCTTTCATGGTTCTTTTGCGCCCATATAATTGCTATAACAATATTCTG GTTTCTGATGGAAGAGAGTGGATAGTCCGTCTTGCTTGGAAAGGATGTGGACGGGTGGACTTTGGAGGGGGATGGAATGCATTTTGCAGGGAGAATAATCTGCAGGGAGGTGAAGTCTGTGTCTTTGAGCTGATAAGCAGTAACGTGCTGAAAACTTCTATGTTTCGTGCAGTTCAAGATGTTAGGCCTGAGAAATGA